Below is a genomic region from Delftia tsuruhatensis.
TAAGTGCTGGATTGCAAACTCCCACGTTGCAAGCGTGCACGGGGTGATCGCCAAGACAAACAACAGTTCCGGCAAACTTTCAGCTTTTCTTGTCGAGGCAGATCGCCCTGGATTTCGCACTGGACAGGCCAACGATAATACGGGCTTACGTGGCCTCAATCTTGGTGAAGTCATCTTCGAAAATTGCCGCATCCCAGCCATCAATCGCGTTGGCGACGAAGGCGATGGACTTAAGATCGCACATAGCTCAATTACACATTATGGAAAACCTAATCTCACCGCTGTTGCATTGGGTATACATTCGGCAATAATGGAAGACACCATTGCCTATGCCAAAAACAGGAAAATCTATGGTAAATCGCTCGCCAATGTAGAAAGCGTCCGACTGAAAATTGCATCCATTTATAAGAACCTACATTTAGCTAGGCAGTCTGCTTATTGCGCTATGAAGCTGTTGGACGCAAATGCAAGCGCTGATGAATCCATCATACTGGCCAAATTAGTTGGCACCGAGCTCGCCTTTGAATCCGCTAAAGCCGCACTGGATATTTTTGCAGCGCGAGGCGGTAGCCGATCCATACCGATTGAAAGATATATGCGGGACTTGCTGATGCTTTTCCCACCGGCGGGCACATCGGATGTGCAATTAAAAAGGCTGGCAGAAATCGCATTGAAAGAATACCGAGAATCAACCGCCGCGTAGTGTTCACATTAGGGGAGAAAATTACTATGTTGGAAAGCTTGGCAGTGGGGGCCGTTGAGCGACTCTCGTACCTTGTACCCAAGGAAAAAACCGTTCCATTTCTATTGCCGGAATCACCCGAATTTCTTAGGTTCCCAGAAGTCCTCGCGACGGGCTATATGGTCGGGCTGATGGAGTGGTGTTGCATTCGTAGTCTAGCGCCTTTTTTGCAGCCGGGAGAGGGCAGCCTTGGCACTATGATCAATGTGAAACATTTAGCGGCAACCCCGCCGGGCTGCCTAGTCAATATTGAATCCACAGTGATCTCCATTTTTGGACGCCAAGTCGTCTGGCGCGTTGTGGCACACGACAGTGTTGATATCATAGGGGAAGGAGAAATAGGCAGGACAATTGTGAAATGGGATTACTTCAATAGCAAGTTGGAACAAAAGAAACGCCTTGTTCAACCTATGAATAATTCAGCGACAGTTAATAATTTCGAATCTAGAGAGTAGTTGATTTATTTTCTGATGTAGCGACTCATAGCCCGAGCAGAAGCGCACCTTCCATTGCGCTTAAGGCGGGCTAACAACGCCGATCCACCAAGCGCGCACGCTGCACCTCGTGGATAGCCAGCCGCCGCTCAAAGCGGCTTCGCGGCTTGCCAAAAGCTGCAAACCAGCTGTGCGGCCTTTCCACCACCAACCGGATGGCTCTGGCATCTACAACGATGTGCCGCTTGGAGCTGAGTTGGCCCCTGTGCGTGGGGTTGGAGTCCGTTTACTGCCCTCGTGGGCTTGCTACCCCAGGAGCCATCAATGCAGGCACGACTCCAATCGATTGGTCATGAGGGCCACCAGCATAGCTGCCGAGCGAAGGGCTATGACCAAGTGGTGTCAGCTAGGCCAAGGCCGTGCCCAACGAGGCAGATCAACCCGTAAATTCGCCATCGCGCACTGCGCATTGTTTGCGGTAGTTACCGGCAGTTATCGCCACCATCGGCTCATCACTTTGACCGAGATTTGGCGAGATGCAGCACCTGACTTTTCAACGCTCAGCGACTTGGCCCACCGCCTTGTGTGTGCTGTTGACCGCCCTGAGCACAGCCGTGCCACCAGCGGCGCGCGCCGAGCAACGCCAAGACCTTGCTAACGCCGCACGCCAGTTGCAGGCCCTGGAACGCGCGCTGACCGAGAGTGCGGCGGCCTCGCCCATTGCCCCTGGGGCGCGCTACCACTTCGACTATCCGCGCCTGCTCGCTGACCTTGGCCGGGTGCGCGCCGGCATTCACCACTACCTGACGCCGGTCCGTGCGCAACCGCGCGATGCCGAAGCCCTTATGGGCGCGTATCAGGTCGAGGGCGACCTCGTCGCGCAACCACGGCCACCGGCGGCGCAGCCATGAACGCCGCGCAACTGTCGGCGTTCCAGGCCAATGGCGGGATCAGTGCGTCGGCGCTGGCCAACCTGCTGCTTGGCGTGGTGTTCGCGGTATTGCTGCTGTGGGGGGCGTGGGCCATTCGCACCGCCTATGTCGGCTGGGCGGAACAGCGGATCAATCAGCGGCAGCTACTCGGGGTGCTGATGCGTGTTCTGGCGCTGTATCTCGTGTTGACCTTTTTCCTACTTGCTTAACCACCAGGGTACGACCATGCCAGCTTCGCGTCCCATTCGCTTGTCTTTACCCGCTACGTTGCTCTGGAGTGCCTGGGCCTGGCCCAGCCTAACGTTCGCCGCCTTGCCGACCGTTGAGAGCCCGTCGCGCGGCACCGGCAGCGGCATCCTGCAAACCATCCGCAACTACGGTTACGACATGGTGATGCTCGTAGCCCTGCTGGTGGTGGCCTCGATGTTTATCGGGGTCTGCTATCACGCCTATGGCACCTATGCAGAGATTCACACCGGCAAGAAAACCTGGGGGCAATTTGGCTTGACCGTGGCCATCGGCGCCGTGTTGCTGGTGATTGGCATTTGGCTGCTCACCGAAGCCACCGGCGTTCTGTAGGAGATGGCCATGGCCCAACAGCCGCCTATGCGCACCGATGGGACGGTGGCTTTTCTGCCGCACCGGCTGAATCGCCATCCCGTCGTGGTGCGCGGCTTGACCGCCGATGAACTGTGGATGTGCTGTGGCCTGTCGGCGCTGCTCGGCTTGCTGCTCGGCGGGCTGTTGGCGGTGCTGTTTGCGAGCATCGCGCTGGTGCCGACCAGCATCGTTGGCGGGATCGCGCTGGGGGTGTGGGTCGGTGGCGGTTTTCTGCGTCGGCAAAAGCGCGGCCGGCCAGAAACCTGGTTGTACCGCCATTTGCAATGGCGCCTGGCGTGCAACGCGCCGTTGCTGGCCGGACCGCTTGGCGCAAAGTCACTGATTACCTGGAGCGGCCACTGGAGCAACCACAGGAGCGTGCAATGAGCCGGTTCAGGAATGAAGTCACCCATCTGCAAGGGCATATCCGCAGCCTGCGCCTGGGCCTGGGCGCATTGCTGTTGCTCGCCCTCATGTTGGGCGGCGGTTGGTGGCATGCGCCGCGCGACCTGACCATCCATGTCCCACCGGACCTGCGTACCGGCAGCAGCCGCCAGTGGTGGGACGTGCCGCCGGAGTCGGTGTACGTCTTCGCCTTCTACGTGTTCCAGCAACTCAACCGCTGGCCGGCCAATGGCGAGGACGACTATCCGCGCAACCTGTATGCGCTCGCGCCGTACCTGACCCCCGGTTGTCGCGCTTTTCTGCAAGCCGATTTTGAACACCGGCGCAATGCCGGCGAGTTGCGCCAGCGGGTGCGTGGGGTGTATGAAATTCCCGGGCGCGGCTACGCCGACAACCCCAGCTTGCGTACTCGCATCGTGTCGAACAGCGACTGGCTGGTGACTCTGGACCTGAGTGCCGATGAGTACCACGGGGCCGAGCAGGTCAAACGCGCACTGGTGCGCTATGCGCTGAAGGTGGTGCGCGCGGATGTGGACCCCGCGCGCAACCCATTCGGGTTGATGCTCGATTGCTATGCCAGCGCCCCGCAACGCATCAGCCTGCCCAGCCCCGAGGCACCGGCCCGAGGCACTCGCCGCCAAGGAGATGGCCCATGACCGCGCGTCTGTTGCTCTACCTGGGCCTGCTGCTGACCTTCGGGCCAGCCGCAGGCGCCGTGGAAATTCTGCGCTGGGAACGGCTGCCGCTGGCGATCCCGCTGCTCGTCGGCCAAGAGCGGGTCGTGTTCGTCGAGCGCAACGTCCGCGTCGGCGTACCAACCAGCATCAGCGACCGCCTGCGTGTGCAGAGCGCTGGCGGCGCCGTGTATCTACGCGCCAGCGCGCCGATCGAGCCGACCCGTGTGCAGCTGCAATATATCGACAACGGCACCGTGCTGCTGCTGGACGTCGCGGCCACGCCAGCCAAGGCGGGGGATACGGCACTGGAGCCGCTACGCATCGTCGATACGCCGCGCACGCCCGCCCGTGTCGACCCAGGGCCCAGTCTGGCGCTGGATACGTCCGCCGCGCAGCGCCGAGACGGGCCCACGGCGCTGGTGCTGACGCGCTACGCCGCGCAGAGCCTCTACGCACCACTGCGCACCGTGGAGGCGCTGCCCGGCGTGAGCCGCGCCAACCTGCGCCGCGATTTGCGCCTCGATAGCCTGCTGCCCGGCTTGCCCGTGCAGGCGGTCGCGGTCGCGGCTTGGCGCTTGGACGACCTGTGGGTCACGGCGGTGCGCCTGAGCAACCACAGCCGCACGTGGCAGGAGCTGGACCCGCGTGCGCTGCAAGGCGACTTCCTCACCGCCACCTTCCAGCATGCCACCCTGGGGCCCCAAGGCCGCCCCGAGGACACCACCACGCTGTACCTGGTCACGCGTGGCCACGGCTTGGCCCAGGCGTTGCTGCCGGCCATACAACGCTTTGCCCCCGCGCCGCCGCAGCCGTCCGCCAGCACAACGGAGGCCGAGCATGCGCGCTAACGGCTTGCTCAAGTGGTTGATGGTTCCGGTGCTGCTGCTGGTGCTGTTTGTCGGCATTCGCCTGTTCTCCGCGCCGAGCTCGTCCGCGCGGCCCACGGCCGGGACCGACAGCCAATTGACTCGCGACGAAATGCAGGCGCTGGGCATCGAGGGCGACACGCCGCGCGACACCGTGGCGACCCTGGTGGCCCAAGTCAAGCAACTGCGTGGCGAACTGCACAACGCGGTGGCCGACAACCAGAGCCAGCGCAGCGAAAATCAACGCCTACGCCAGCGCGAAAGCGCCATTGATGAGCGCATCAACGCGGCGCTGGAAGCCGAGCGCGGCGGGCTGCGTCGCGAGCAGGAACAGTTGGCCAATGAACGCCAGCAAAGCAGCGGCCTGTTGCAGGAGCTGCAACAGCGCTTGGACGGCCTGGGCGGCTCCAACGTCGAGCTGCCGCTGGGCCTGGGCCTGCGCGAGGGTGATGAGCAGGGGCTGCCAGCCGATGGCGCCATTCGCTGGTTCGAGCCCAATGATGCGCCGCCCGCCGAGCCGCGCCAGCGTGGCAGGCTGGGCATGCCCAGCAGCTTTGGCCCGGCACAGCGGCCCCTGGACGCGAGCGCCGAGGCCCTAAGCAACCCAGGGCCGAAAGTCGAGCGCCGGGCCCTGGACGAAGCCCAGGTTACCCAGGCGGTTTACACCTTGCCGAGCAACTCGACGCTGATGGGCTCGGTGGCGATGACCGCGCTGATCGGTCGGGTGCCCATCGACGGCACGGTCAATGATCCGTATCCCTTCAAAGTGCTGGTGGGCCCTGACAACCTGACCGCCAACGGTATCGATCTGCCGGAGGTGGCGGGCGCGGTGTTCAGCGGCACTGCCTCCGGCGACTGGACCCTCTCCTGTGTGCGTGGTCAGGTGCGCAGCATCAGCTTTGTGTTCCATGACGGGACGATCCGCACCCTGCCGGAAGATCGCCAAGGCAACCAGGCCAACGACCCGCAGGGTGGGCTGGGGTGGATCAGCGACCCCCAGGGCGTGCCCTGCGTTACTGGCGAGCGGCGCAGCAATGCCCAGCAATACCTTGGCTCCCAAGCGCTGCTGACCGCGGCGGGCGCGGGCGTGGCGTCCTTTATCCAACCGGGGCAAAACGTCGCGGTGGTCAGCGGCAACGGCGGCGGCAGTGGCATCGGCACCGTGGGGATTTCTGGCAACGAAGCCATGAGCCGGATTCTCGCCGGCGGCGTACAACAAATGTCCGATTGGATGAACAAGCTCTACGGCCAAGCCTTTGCCGCCGTGTACGTCCAGCCTGGGGCCAAGGTCGCCATTCATCTGGAAAAACCACTGGCCATTGACTACGCCCCCAGCGGGCGCAAGGTCGACCACCGCCGAGGAGAACAGCATGCGTTGGAACTTGAGTAGCGCGCCGAAGGCGCTGCTGCTGGCGCTGGCCAGCGCCAGCCTGATCGGTTGCTCCACCGACAAAGACCAACTCCTGGGCCACGACGGCCGAACCATGCACGACATTTGGCAGGCCGAGGCGGGGGACGGTGGCCTGGCTCAGGTGGCGCGCCGCCAACTGCTCGATGCACGCCAGCAGTTGCGCCGACCGTTGCTGGAGGCTGAGCTACCGGGCGCAGCGGCTGAGCAAGCGCGCTATACCCGCACGGCGGCCAACGAAATCCAACAGCAGTTCCGACGCTTGCCCAACCCGGATTTGCTGATGTACGTGTTCCCCCATCTCGCCGGCAGCGATCCGCTGCCGGTGCCTGGCTACTCGACGGTGTTCCCGCTGTACCAGCGCGTGCAGTACGCGATGCCTGGCGAGCGCCTGGAGGACTACTGATGGCTTGGCGGTTGCCTTGGCACCCAACGCGCACGCCGTTGGGCAACACGCGCGGCGAAAGCGCCCCGGTTGATGGCTGGCAAGCCCACCTGGACCGCTTGCGCGCCGAAGGTATTGCGCCGCCTGGCCACGCGGACAAGACGCGGCAACCGGCGACCCGCGCCGACGAACAAGCCCTCTACCCAGTGCCGCCCTCGCTGGTCGAACTGCTGCCCTGGGTGGAGTTTTTGCCCGCCAACCAGTGCATGCTGCTCGAAGACGGGCGCTCGGTCGCCGCATTTTTCGAGCTGACCCCCTTGGGCACCGAGGGGCGCGAGGCGCATTGGCTGGCCCAGGCCCGCGATGCGTTGGAAAACGCCTTGCAAGACAGCTTCGATGAACTGGACGACAACCCCTGGGTATTGCAGCTCTACGCCCAGGATGAAAGCAGTTTCGCGCCTTACTTGGCGAGCCTGCGCGACTATGTGCAGCCGCGGGCCCAGGGCAGTGCCTTCACGGATTTCTACTTGCGCTATTTCGCCCACCACCTAGGCGCCATCGCCAAGCCTGGCGGGCTGTTCGAGGATACGGTGGTCACGCGTTTGCCCTGGCGCGGACAGAACCGCCGCGTGCGCATGGTGGTCTACCGGCGCGTCGCGGCCAGCGCTGGGCGCCGTGGGCAAACCCCGGAGCAAGCCCTGGCGGTGGTCTGCGAGCGCCTGTTGGGCGGGCTGGCCAATGCCGGGATTCAGGCCCAGCGTCTGGGCGCCGCGCAGATTCATGAGTGGTTGCTGCGCTGGTTCAATCCGCGCCCAACGCAGCTGGGGCCTACCGCAGAAGATAGGGAGCGGTTTTACCAGCTGTGCGCCTACCCGCAAACGCCCGAACCCGACGAGATCGAGTTGGCCAGCGGCCAGGATTTCAGCCAGCGCCTGTTCTTTGGGCAACCGCGCAGCGACGTGGCCCAGGGCCTCTGGTACTTCGATGGCATGCCCCATCGCGTGCTGGTCGCCGACCGGCTGCGCGCACCGCCGAACACCGGCCATCTCACGGGCGAGGTGCGCAAAGGCGACGCGATCAATAGCCTGTTCGATCAGATGCCACAAGACACCCTGATGTGCCTAACGTTGGTCGCCACCCCCCAGGACGTGCTGGAGGCCCATCTCAATCAGCTGGCGAAAAAGGCCGTGGGCGAAACCCTGGCTTCGCAGCAAACGCTGCATGACGTGCAGGAGGCGCGCTCGCTGATCGGCAGTGCGCACAAGCTCTACAGAGGCAGCCTGGTGTTCTATCTGCGCGCCGAGGATGAGCGCGAACTGGAGCGCCGGGGCTTGCAACTGGCCAATGTGCTGCTCAATGCCGGTGTGCAGCCGGTGCGCGAAGAGGCCGAGGTGGCGCCCCTCAACAGCTACCTGAGGTGGCTGCCGTGCGTGTACGACCCAGCCCAGGACCGCCGCCAGTGGTACACCCAACTGCTGTTTGCGCAACATGCGGCGAACTTGGCGCCGGTCTGGGGCCGCAGCCAGGGCACCGGCCATCCAGGCATCACCTTTTTCAACCGTGGCGGCGCGCCGATCACCTTCGATCCGTTGAACCGCCGCGATCGGCAAATGAATGCGCACTTGTTTCTGTTCGGCCCGACAGGCTCGGGCAAGTCCGCGACGCTGAACAACCTGCTCAACCAGATCACGGCGATCTATCGCCCGCGTTTGTTCATTGTCGAGGCGGGTAACTCCTTTGGTCTGTTTGGCGAGTTCGCTGCGAGTCTCGGGTTGACCGTCAACCGCGTCAAGCTCGCGCCAGGCGCGGGCGTCAGTCTGGCGCCGTTCGCGGATGCGCGCCGCTTGGTCGAGGCACCAGCCAGCGTACAGACCTTGGACGCCGATGCACTCGACGAGGGTGCGACCGCGCCGGAAGACACCCACGATGAGCAGCGCGACGTGCTCGGCGAACTGGAGATCACCGCACGGTTGATGATCACCGGCGGCGAGGACCGCGAAGAAGCACGCATGACCCGTGCCGATCGCTCGCTGATCCGCCAATGCCTTCTCGACGCCGCGCACGCCGCCGTGGGCCAGGAGCGCATCGTGCTGACCCGCGACGTGCGCGATGCGCTGCGCGCCCGCGGCGGCGATGCCAACCTGCCGGAAAGTCGGCGCGTGCGCCTGCTGGAAATGGCCGACGCAATGGACATGTTTTGCCAGGGCGCGGACGGCGAGATGTTCGATCGGCCCGGCTCGCCATGGCCCGAGTCCGACATCACGGTCGTCGACCTCGCCACCTACGCCCGCGAGGGCTACAACGCACAACTGTCGATTGCCTATATCTCGCTGATCAACACGGTCAACAACATCGCCGAGCGCGATCAATTCTTGGGCCGCCCGATCATCAACGTCACCGACGAGGGGCACATCGTCACCAAGAACCCGCTGCTCTCGCCCTATATCGTGAAGATCACCAAAATGTGGCGCAAGTTGGGCGCCTGGTTCTGGTTGGCCACGCAGAACGTCGATGACCTGCCCAAGGCCGCTGAGCCCATGCTCAACATGATCGAATGGTGGATTTGCCTGAGCATGCCGCCGGATGAGGTGGAAAAGATCGCGCGTTTTCGCGAACTGTCCCCGGCGCAGAAGGCATTGATGCTGTCCGCGCGCAAGGAGGCCGGCAAATTCACCGAAGGCGTGGTGCTGTCCAGGAACATGGAACTGTTGTTTCGCGCGGTCCCGCCTAGCTTGTACTTGGCCCTGGCGCAGACCGAGCCGGAAGAGAAGGCTGAGCGCTTCCAGCTGATGCAACAGCACGGCATCAGCGAACTGGCGGCGGCCTTCAAAGTTGCGCAAAAGATCGACCGCGCCCGTGGCATCCAGCCCCTGGCCGACCACCTCACTCTCCCTTAACCGCAGGCCCTGGGCATGACGCTAGCCGCTGTACCGCCGCATCGATCCGCCGCCCGCTGCCGAGGCTGGAGCCTCCTGGGCGCCGGCCTGCTGCTGTGCGTACTGCTGGCGACGGCCTTGGCCCTTGGGCCAAGGCCCGGTCGCCCGCCAACCGCAACCGCCAGCCAACCCACCAGCACCGACGGCGTCTCAGGCCCGCCGTGGCGCCTGGGCGCGGCGCACGCACGCTTCACCCTGCTGGTGTATGCCGACTTGGAGTGCCCCTTTTGCCAAACCTATGTGCCGCAGCTACACGCCTGGGCGCTGGCCCAACCTGACGTAGCGCTGCAATGGCAGCACGCGCCGCTGAGCGCCCACGAGCCCGCTGCGGGCGACGCCGCGCGCTGGGCCGAATGCGTGGGCGAACGCTTCGGCCCGCAGGGGTTCTGGGCGGCGGTGCTCTGGGTTTATCAACACAGCCGCGGCAGCGGCCAGGGCCTGCCGACGGGCCTCAGCCACCCGGAATTCGACGGTGCGGCGACCGGTGCCTGTTTGGCAAGCCAGCGGCCTGCCGCAACCGTACGCGAGCAGGCCGAACAGGCGCGTGCCGCGGGCGTGCTGGGCACGCCCACGGTGCGTCTGGTCGATACCCAGACAGGCCGGGCGCTGAGCCTGACTGGCCCAGTGCATGGGGACGCACTGGCGTCGGCGTTGGATTGGCTGGTCACGCCCGCCAGCGATGGGGCCGATGAATTGTCCGCCGAGGTCATCGGCGACATGCCCAGGTAGCCAGCGGTCATCAAGGCTACGACGCGGTTTTGGCCGCGTTGACCGTGGGTTCGCCAAGCATCCCTGGCGCGAACGACCACCCCGTCCGGGGTGGTGGATGCACCCCTTGTCTCAACCCGCCGGTCCACCCTGCGGGGTGGTGGCGTCCTTTTCTTTGGAGGTTTCCCATGCTTGGCTCATCCGTAGTCCGTGGCTGCCACACCCCCGTTGCGCGGAGCACGGTCATCCCGACCGACGACGACTTAATCATCCAGCAGGCCATTGCGATCCTCGAACACCGACTGTTTCAACGTGGCCCTCGGTTGAGCGGTCCCAAGGATGTGTGTGCCTTTTTGCGCCTGCAACTGGTCGCACAGGAGCACGAGGTGTTTGCCGCCGTGTTTTTGGATAGCCAGCATCAGGTGTTGGCCTATGAGCGCCTGTTCCAGGGCTCCATCGACATCACCACGGTCTATCCACGGGTCATCCTCAAGCGTGCGCTGGAGCATGGCGCCAGCGCCGTGGTGCTGTGTCACAACCATCCCTCGGGGGACACCCAGCCCAGCGCCGCCGACCGGCGCCTCACCGAGCACGTGCAGACCGTACTCCAGCTCATCGAGGTGCGCTTGCTGGATCACCTCATCATCGGCAAGGGCCAGCCTTATTCCTTCGCCGAGTCCGGCTTGATCTGAGCGAGCGGGCTCCATTCAAGCCAGTAATCCGCCCGAAGCCGTCGAGTGCCCCGCACTCGACGGCTTCGAATTTTCATTGCGATTTAAGGGTTTTTCGCCGGCTGCGCGTGAATGGCATCGTAGATGGCTTGGGCAATTTTCGGGCTGCGTAGATAGGCCACGATGTCATGCCGATTGTCTTTATTGTCGATCACCTCCGTTATATCTTCGACACCGTCGAAGCCGATGGATTTCTTGACAATCGCTTTACCCAAGGTGATGAAGTCCTCTTTGTTGCGCCCATTGATCCAGCGCTGTATCGGGGGCGTGGGGAGCGTGCCGCGCTTAGGCAGAATTGGGCGGAAAATCGCCACGCTCAAGGGCGAGCCCAGGGTCACGAACAGGGGAAATTTGTAGTTTGCCAAAGATTCGCTGGCCAAGAGCCGATAGCTCACCACCGAGCCTAGGGAATGGCCGATGACGATCGCGGAATCGAATTTATCCTCCAGCACTTGCTCTTTTACCTTGGCATCGATTTTCGCTGCCAATGCTGGATCGCCGATATAAACCGAGGCTTGTTTAAGAAACAGTTTGGCAATGTACTTGCCCTTGGTGGGCAGCAAGCGTTCCAACACATTGGCGAATGCGATGACCCAGCCTTCATGCGGCACGCCTTGCGCTACGGCCTGCAAGGGTAAGCCTTCTTCCGCAGCGGCAGCTTGTAGTTCCTCTTCAGTGATGCCGGCTTCTTCAGCATAGGTACGCAAAAATTCAATAGCCAAACCCGAGGAAACTTGCCCATCGCCCATTTCCACCACGGCATTGCCTTGGGTGCTGGCTTGCGCGAGAGTATCCGCGTAATACGCCGTGTGTACAGTGAAAGATTTTTTCGGGGTAAGCCCCAGGTCTTGCCATCCCGCTTGGAGTGCCGTCATCCAGCGTGTTTCAATTTCCTTGACGGTGTAGGTTTCATTGTTGATTCCATGCACGAATACCAGTCTCATGATTAGGCTCCTTTAAAAGCTGCGGTAATGGCTGCGACGGCTTCTTTTCCAGTGAACGTAGTAATCGGCGAGGGTGCCAAATTATCAATAAATTCCCAACAGGTCTTATGAAACTGATGTGGACTATTTTGCATGTAAGACCAGCCTGCTCTGAGCATTGGGGTCAACCCTGCAACGGGTGAGGAAGCGACTTCGCGGGTGGCCTCGAATGTAAATCTAGGGGCATCGATGTAGGGAGGCTGCTGTGCTTCAACAGGTGGTATATCCACGAAAAAGCCGGTGTCTTTCTTGTTTAATGGCATCCCGCTCAGCATGGCAATATCAAACGGAATGGGTTGTCCATGCCAAACGTAATAAAATGCCATGCGCCGGATGTTATTAATATCCCCTGCTGCCTTGTATAGGTATGCGGCTATTATGCCGAGCATGGGGTCCAAGTGTTTCCTGTTGCGCATGGATTCAAGAATTTTTGCTGCATCGGCTGATTTTAAATAGCCTCTAGACAATCCCTTTAATGCTTCAACGGAACTCAAGCCTAGAGTCTCTCTAGGATTGTCAAAAACAGATTTCCAACTAAGAAATTCCAATCCTTCTATGCCTTGCGTATAGGTTCTCGGAAAACAAACGCAGAACGTCAAGGGCATCATGGGGATGAGGCTTATCGCGCTGCCATTGAAGTCCAGGCAAACAGTTGTACCATTTGGCGAAGCATTGTCCTTTGCTTCAACAAACGCCTTCGCTGTTCTGTCAGACATTGGCTTCATTGTTTCTCTTGGAACTCTTTGCCACTCTCTTTGCTGCGAATAGACACTGAATTCTTTTCCACCAATCAACACCAGAGCTGGATCGGGTATTTTGTACTTTAATTCACCGTAAATCTCATCAACTAATGCGCGCCGCCAATTGGATTGAGAGGATTTGAACCTCTCATTTTGACGTGCTTCAAATTTTTCTCGCTCTCTGAATTGTGCTAAAAATATTGCAGATTCGTACGAATGACTTTTCGATTTTTCGTTTTCTTTTTCAGGAAGATTAATACCATTATCAAAATAGTCTACGATTAATTCAGAGACACCCATATCAGGGAGTTGCACGTTCCCTGCTAGCTCTCCATAATCCGGCTCTGGTGTGAGATTGTCAAATGTTGCATAGATATGCTCCACAGGGCGGAAACCGGGATCGCATTGCGTGTTTTGTATACGATCAACAGTAAGTGCTACTCTAGGGACATGTTCCTCTAAGTAATCCGCCAGACTTTGACTGGTCACTACTTGCCGGTTTGATGCAAGTAAAATCTGATCTAGGTTTATACCTCGTGGTTCAGAAAGTGCCTCAAGCAAAATTGAGGAAAAAATCGGATATGCTGGTTTTCCGTCTTTGGCTGGCGCGATGAATGAGCTTGTCCCATTTTGGCATGAGAAAAAATTATCTTTCTGATGGTTTTTTGAATGTCCAGCAAGCGTATCCAAAACAGGGTCAGCTGCGCCAGTGATTGTTAGAGGCCCTCGGCATGCATCGCTAATAAATGCAATCTGCTTTGGTCCATAGGAGGATAATGCTTCGCGGAATGAGTTGACGCTTATCCGCTCCCTCGTTTGGTGAGGGCCAGGTGATAAAATTAAGTACTGATCTGGCCAAACCGCGAAACCATGTCCACAGAAGTACACAACAATCCGTTTTCTATCGAGCAGAAAGGAGGGGTCTGTTGTGCCATCGTCCTCGTCCGGCGTGAGAACGGATCGAATCAGATCAATTGTGACCGGATTTTCCCGGTCGCTAAATACTTTTACCTCATACGACTGTGCCGCCCATTCAGCTATTTT
It encodes:
- a CDS encoding TIGR03752 family integrating conjugative element protein, which codes for MRANGLLKWLMVPVLLLVLFVGIRLFSAPSSSARPTAGTDSQLTRDEMQALGIEGDTPRDTVATLVAQVKQLRGELHNAVADNQSQRSENQRLRQRESAIDERINAALEAERGGLRREQEQLANERQQSSGLLQELQQRLDGLGGSNVELPLGLGLREGDEQGLPADGAIRWFEPNDAPPAEPRQRGRLGMPSSFGPAQRPLDASAEALSNPGPKVERRALDEAQVTQAVYTLPSNSTLMGSVAMTALIGRVPIDGTVNDPYPFKVLVGPDNLTANGIDLPEVAGAVFSGTASGDWTLSCVRGQVRSISFVFHDGTIRTLPEDRQGNQANDPQGGLGWISDPQGVPCVTGERRSNAQQYLGSQALLTAAGAGVASFIQPGQNVAVVSGNGGGSGIGTVGISGNEAMSRILAGGVQQMSDWMNKLYGQAFAAVYVQPGAKVAIHLEKPLAIDYAPSGRKVDHRRGEQHALELE
- a CDS encoding TIGR03751 family conjugal transfer lipoprotein, which produces MRWNLSSAPKALLLALASASLIGCSTDKDQLLGHDGRTMHDIWQAEAGDGGLAQVARRQLLDARQQLRRPLLEAELPGAAAEQARYTRTAANEIQQQFRRLPNPDLLMYVFPHLAGSDPLPVPGYSTVFPLYQRVQYAMPGERLEDY
- a CDS encoding conjugative transfer ATPase, whose protein sequence is MAWRLPWHPTRTPLGNTRGESAPVDGWQAHLDRLRAEGIAPPGHADKTRQPATRADEQALYPVPPSLVELLPWVEFLPANQCMLLEDGRSVAAFFELTPLGTEGREAHWLAQARDALENALQDSFDELDDNPWVLQLYAQDESSFAPYLASLRDYVQPRAQGSAFTDFYLRYFAHHLGAIAKPGGLFEDTVVTRLPWRGQNRRVRMVVYRRVAASAGRRGQTPEQALAVVCERLLGGLANAGIQAQRLGAAQIHEWLLRWFNPRPTQLGPTAEDRERFYQLCAYPQTPEPDEIELASGQDFSQRLFFGQPRSDVAQGLWYFDGMPHRVLVADRLRAPPNTGHLTGEVRKGDAINSLFDQMPQDTLMCLTLVATPQDVLEAHLNQLAKKAVGETLASQQTLHDVQEARSLIGSAHKLYRGSLVFYLRAEDERELERRGLQLANVLLNAGVQPVREEAEVAPLNSYLRWLPCVYDPAQDRRQWYTQLLFAQHAANLAPVWGRSQGTGHPGITFFNRGGAPITFDPLNRRDRQMNAHLFLFGPTGSGKSATLNNLLNQITAIYRPRLFIVEAGNSFGLFGEFAASLGLTVNRVKLAPGAGVSLAPFADARRLVEAPASVQTLDADALDEGATAPEDTHDEQRDVLGELEITARLMITGGEDREEARMTRADRSLIRQCLLDAAHAAVGQERIVLTRDVRDALRARGGDANLPESRRVRLLEMADAMDMFCQGADGEMFDRPGSPWPESDITVVDLATYAREGYNAQLSIAYISLINTVNNIAERDQFLGRPIINVTDEGHIVTKNPLLSPYIVKITKMWRKLGAWFWLATQNVDDLPKAAEPMLNMIEWWICLSMPPDEVEKIARFRELSPAQKALMLSARKEAGKFTEGVVLSRNMELLFRAVPPSLYLALAQTEPEEKAERFQLMQQHGISELAAAFKVAQKIDRARGIQPLADHLTLP
- a CDS encoding DsbA family protein; protein product: MTLAAVPPHRSAARCRGWSLLGAGLLLCVLLATALALGPRPGRPPTATASQPTSTDGVSGPPWRLGAAHARFTLLVYADLECPFCQTYVPQLHAWALAQPDVALQWQHAPLSAHEPAAGDAARWAECVGERFGPQGFWAAVLWVYQHSRGSGQGLPTGLSHPEFDGAATGACLASQRPAATVREQAEQARAAGVLGTPTVRLVDTQTGRALSLTGPVHGDALASALDWLVTPASDGADELSAEVIGDMPR
- the radC gene encoding RadC family protein; the encoded protein is MLGSSVVRGCHTPVARSTVIPTDDDLIIQQAIAILEHRLFQRGPRLSGPKDVCAFLRLQLVAQEHEVFAAVFLDSQHQVLAYERLFQGSIDITTVYPRVILKRALEHGASAVVLCHNHPSGDTQPSAADRRLTEHVQTVLQLIEVRLLDHLIIGKGQPYSFAESGLI